A single region of the Streptomyces sp. NBC_00236 genome encodes:
- a CDS encoding putative leader peptide yields MPGTGIALVSRRHVDLGRMSSAICPAS; encoded by the coding sequence ATGCCTGGAACTGGAATTGCCTTGGTGAGTCGACGCCACGTCGACCTCGGCCGCATGTCCAGCGCCATCTGTCCGGCGAGCTGA
- a CDS encoding GAF domain-containing protein: MRPAARDSERATRLLHRAREARMAGQRMPVQPRAEIGASWDRVLRSGIDPEQTTQSVLLELEEIEHRRRSSALGEVMPLLSEGLVSIADASQQIMVVTDVEGRVLWRQGNTGILRRADDICLAEGAAWSEEFTGTNAIGTALASRAPVQVHSSEHFVRSLHGWTCAAAPVRDPRDGRLMGIVDISGPANTFHPTTLALVGSVARLAESEIRNRHLQAIDRLRSVAAPMLCRLGGRALAVDGNGWLAAVNGMPPVDRLPLPKSVQPGRVWLPSLGMCRVEPLPGGWLVQVADGAMDSPPRRVVLDLSMPGRLTANVVSPVGTWTQRLSPRHAELLYALARYPEGRTASELAEDIFGDPTRTVTVRAEISRLRRHLAEVLAHRPYRFGEGVEVEVIGPEHPGDLLPRSKAPVVVAARSAS; encoded by the coding sequence ATGCGCCCTGCCGCGCGGGACTCGGAGCGGGCCACGCGCCTGCTCCACCGCGCCCGGGAGGCGCGGATGGCGGGCCAGCGGATGCCGGTCCAGCCGCGGGCGGAGATCGGGGCCTCGTGGGACCGCGTGCTGCGCAGCGGCATCGATCCGGAGCAGACCACACAGAGCGTGCTGCTGGAGCTGGAGGAGATCGAGCACCGGCGCCGGAGTTCCGCGCTGGGCGAGGTCATGCCGCTGCTCAGTGAGGGTCTGGTGAGCATCGCCGACGCCTCGCAGCAGATCATGGTGGTCACCGACGTGGAGGGCCGGGTGCTGTGGCGCCAGGGCAACACGGGGATCCTGCGCCGGGCCGACGACATCTGTCTGGCCGAGGGCGCCGCCTGGTCGGAGGAGTTCACCGGCACCAACGCGATCGGTACCGCGCTCGCCTCGCGGGCGCCGGTGCAGGTCCACTCCTCGGAGCACTTCGTCCGCAGTCTGCACGGGTGGACGTGCGCGGCGGCCCCCGTGCGCGATCCGCGCGACGGCCGGCTGATGGGGATCGTCGACATCAGCGGCCCGGCGAACACCTTCCATCCCACCACGCTCGCCCTGGTCGGGTCGGTGGCCCGGCTGGCCGAGAGCGAGATCAGGAACCGGCACCTCCAGGCCATCGACCGGCTGCGTTCGGTGGCGGCGCCGATGCTGTGCCGGCTGGGGGGCCGGGCGCTGGCGGTGGACGGCAACGGCTGGCTGGCCGCGGTCAACGGGATGCCGCCGGTGGACCGGCTGCCCCTGCCGAAGTCCGTCCAGCCGGGCCGGGTGTGGCTGCCCTCGCTCGGGATGTGCCGGGTGGAGCCGCTGCCGGGCGGATGGCTGGTGCAGGTGGCCGACGGTGCGATGGACAGCCCGCCGCGCCGGGTCGTGCTGGATCTGAGCATGCCGGGCAGGCTGACGGCGAACGTGGTGAGCCCGGTGGGCACGTGGACGCAGCGGCTGTCCCCGCGCCACGCCGAGCTGCTGTACGCGCTGGCCCGGTACCCCGAGGGGCGTACGGCGTCCGAGCTGGCCGAGGACATCTTCGGCGATCCGACCAGGACGGTGACGGTCCGGGCCGAGATCTCCCGGTTGCGGCGCCATCTCGCGGAGGTGCTGGCCCACCGCCCGTACCGTTTCGGGGAGGGCGTCGAGGTGGAGGTGATCGGTCCGGAGCACCCGGGCGATCTGCTGCCCCGGTCGAAGGCGCCGGTGGTGGTGGCGGCCCGCAGCGCCTCGTGA
- a CDS encoding YihY/virulence factor BrkB family protein: protein MLYRNVSKRQLAWQLLKDTVNSCMEYRILGLAAEAAFFTLLSLPPLLLGLIGLLGYVDEWTSTATVASIERNILSAAHTVLSERGVNDFAKPLLADVTTGARPDVISIGFAIALWSGSRAVNVFIDTITVMYGLDGQRGIVKTRMLAFLLYVVALLLGAVVLPLLVVGPDRVVEFIPWGTEVISVLYWPLVILLSIAFLTTLYHVSVPVRSPWIEDMPGALMALAMWVLGSFLLRIYLTSTVEGPTIYGSLAAPIAVLLWIGISAFAVLVGAAVNAAIDRVWPSVATAAARAANDRVRAAQAAEFVARTQAESRYGDWDDEGDGDDGDSPYMPSEFPERWSRFLPPDDVKSRLQPSREKEPDKPQPHGE, encoded by the coding sequence GTGCTCTACCGCAACGTGTCCAAGCGGCAACTGGCCTGGCAGTTGCTGAAGGACACCGTCAACTCGTGCATGGAGTACCGCATTCTGGGACTCGCCGCCGAGGCGGCGTTCTTCACCCTGCTGTCCCTGCCCCCGCTGCTCCTCGGACTCATCGGCCTGCTCGGGTACGTCGACGAGTGGACCAGCACCGCGACGGTCGCCTCCATCGAGCGCAACATCCTGAGCGCCGCCCATACGGTGCTCTCCGAGCGCGGCGTCAACGACTTCGCCAAACCCCTCCTGGCGGACGTGACCACCGGGGCCCGGCCCGATGTCATCTCGATCGGCTTCGCGATCGCGCTCTGGTCCGGTTCCCGCGCGGTCAACGTCTTCATCGACACGATCACCGTCATGTACGGGCTCGACGGCCAGCGCGGCATCGTCAAGACCCGGATGCTGGCCTTCCTGCTGTACGTGGTGGCGCTGCTGCTGGGCGCGGTCGTGCTGCCGCTGCTGGTGGTCGGTCCCGACCGGGTCGTGGAGTTCATCCCCTGGGGCACCGAGGTCATAAGCGTCCTGTACTGGCCGCTGGTGATACTGCTGTCCATCGCCTTCCTGACGACGCTCTACCACGTGTCCGTCCCCGTCCGCTCGCCGTGGATCGAGGACATGCCGGGCGCCCTGATGGCGCTGGCCATGTGGGTGCTCGGCAGCTTCCTGCTGCGGATCTACCTCACCAGCACGGTCGAGGGGCCCACGATCTACGGCTCCCTGGCCGCCCCGATCGCCGTCCTGCTGTGGATCGGCATCTCCGCGTTCGCGGTGCTGGTGGGCGCCGCGGTCAACGCGGCCATCGACCGGGTCTGGCCCTCGGTCGCGACGGCGGCGGCCCGTGCGGCCAACGACCGGGTGCGCGCGGCCCAGGCGGCCGAGTTCGTGGCCCGTACCCAGGCGGAGAGCCGGTACGGAGACTGGGACGACGAAGGGGACGGGGACGACGGCGACAGCCCGTACATGCCGTCCGAGTTCCCCGAGCGCTGGTCGCGGTTCCTGCCGCCGGACGACGTGAAGTCCCGGCTGCAGCCGAGCCGCGAGAAGGAACCGGACAAGCCGCAGCCGCACGGCGAATGA
- a CDS encoding helix-turn-helix domain-containing protein, protein MSDRYEERASRVDGARVWTLTVPRGSFHPVLPDGCMDLLWIGGRLLVAGPDTRAEAPSGADGGSYAGIRFAPGTAPALLGVDAHELRDRRIALADLWPAALVRELTERVACAADPAAALEDIAVRRAADTRPPDPAMRFVAAQLDHGRTVAQTAQAVGLGARQLHRRSLAAFGYGPKTLARVLRLQRALALVRTGTPYAEAALLAGCADQAHLAREMRELGGTTLTEYFGKT, encoded by the coding sequence ATGAGCGACCGCTACGAAGAGCGCGCGTCACGGGTGGACGGGGCGAGGGTCTGGACCCTGACCGTGCCGCGGGGATCGTTCCACCCGGTGCTCCCCGACGGCTGCATGGACCTGCTCTGGATCGGTGGCAGGCTCCTCGTCGCGGGCCCGGACACCCGTGCGGAAGCCCCCTCCGGAGCGGACGGCGGCAGCTACGCGGGCATCCGCTTCGCCCCCGGCACGGCGCCCGCCCTGCTCGGCGTGGACGCGCACGAACTGCGGGACCGCCGCATCGCCCTGGCCGACCTGTGGCCGGCGGCCCTGGTCAGGGAGCTCACCGAGCGGGTCGCGTGCGCCGCCGATCCGGCGGCCGCGCTGGAGGACATCGCCGTGCGCCGGGCCGCGGACACCCGGCCACCGGACCCGGCGATGCGGTTCGTCGCCGCGCAACTGGACCACGGCCGCACCGTCGCGCAGACCGCGCAGGCGGTCGGTCTCGGCGCCCGTCAGCTCCACCGCCGCTCGCTGGCCGCCTTCGGCTACGGCCCCAAGACGCTCGCCCGGGTCCTGCGGCTGCAACGGGCCCTGGCACTCGTCCGGACGGGGACGCCGTACGCCGAGGCCGCGCTCCTGGCGGGCTGCGCCGACCAGGCACACCTCGCCCGGGAGATGCGCGAACTGGGCGGCACCACCCTGACCGAGTACTTCGGGAAGACGTAG
- a CDS encoding acyl-CoA dehydrogenase family protein → MAATTHTVSNQAPPLLGYDVFGADRVLTEAVERHLPADLLDDARGGLTELGRSAGSAQAAEWGAQANENPPRLRTHDRYGNRVDEVEFHPAWHRLLGHAVTAGLTDAWDRPGGHVRRTAGFLVWTQAEAGHGCPLSMTHAAVPALRTDPAVAAEWVPLLTSRVYEEELRPAGQKAGALLGMGMTEKQGGTDVRSNTTRAEPLSGEGEYLLTGHKWFCSAPMSDGFLVLAQAPGGLTCFLLPRVLPDGTRNVFAIQRLKDKLGNRSNASAEVEFDGTWVRRIGEEGRGVRTIIDMVAATRLDCVTGSAALMRQAVAQAVHHTTYRSAFGGLLVDKPLMRNVLADLALESEAATVLAMRLAAAYDAGTESESAFLRIAVPAAKYWVTKRCAPLVAEALECLGGNGYVEESGMPRLLREAPLNSIWEGSGNVQALDVLRALQREPLALNAFLQEVGRARGADHRLDRAIRDLLTELADLQGIEARARRLVERMALVLQGSLLVRWAPPEVADAFCASRLGGEWGSAFGTLPHTLDLASVVERARPVEV, encoded by the coding sequence ATGGCAGCCACCACCCACACAGTGTCCAACCAGGCCCCTCCCCTCCTCGGCTACGACGTCTTCGGCGCGGACCGGGTCCTCACCGAAGCCGTGGAACGGCACCTCCCGGCAGACCTGCTCGACGATGCGCGCGGAGGTCTCACCGAGCTCGGACGGTCCGCCGGATCCGCCCAGGCCGCGGAGTGGGGGGCGCAGGCCAACGAGAATCCGCCGAGGCTGCGCACCCATGACCGCTACGGGAACCGAGTCGACGAGGTGGAGTTCCATCCGGCCTGGCACCGGCTGCTGGGCCACGCCGTCACCGCCGGTCTCACCGACGCCTGGGACCGGCCGGGCGGGCATGTGCGCCGGACCGCCGGCTTCCTGGTGTGGACGCAGGCCGAGGCGGGTCACGGCTGCCCGCTCTCCATGACGCACGCGGCGGTTCCCGCGCTGCGGACCGATCCGGCGGTGGCGGCGGAGTGGGTGCCGCTGCTGACCTCGCGTGTGTACGAGGAGGAGCTGCGGCCGGCCGGGCAGAAGGCCGGGGCCCTCCTCGGGATGGGCATGACGGAGAAGCAGGGCGGCACGGACGTGCGGTCGAACACGACGCGCGCCGAGCCCCTGTCCGGTGAGGGGGAGTATCTGCTCACCGGGCACAAGTGGTTCTGCTCCGCTCCGATGTCCGACGGGTTCCTCGTGCTGGCGCAGGCCCCCGGCGGACTGACGTGTTTCCTGCTGCCCCGGGTGCTGCCCGACGGCACGCGCAACGTGTTCGCGATCCAGCGGCTCAAGGACAAGCTGGGCAACCGGTCCAACGCCTCGGCCGAGGTCGAGTTCGACGGGACGTGGGTGCGCCGGATCGGTGAGGAGGGGCGCGGGGTGCGCACCATCATCGACATGGTGGCGGCGACCCGGCTGGACTGTGTGACCGGTTCGGCGGCGCTGATGCGGCAGGCGGTGGCGCAGGCGGTCCACCACACCACGTACCGCAGCGCGTTCGGCGGCCTGCTGGTCGACAAGCCGCTGATGCGTAACGTGCTGGCCGATCTGGCGCTGGAGTCGGAGGCCGCGACGGTACTGGCGATGCGTCTCGCGGCGGCGTACGACGCGGGGACGGAGAGCGAGTCCGCCTTCCTGCGCATCGCGGTGCCGGCGGCGAAGTACTGGGTGACGAAGCGGTGCGCCCCGCTGGTGGCCGAGGCGCTGGAGTGCCTGGGCGGCAACGGCTACGTGGAGGAGTCGGGGATGCCCAGGCTGCTGCGCGAGGCGCCGCTCAACTCGATCTGGGAGGGCTCGGGGAACGTACAGGCGCTGGATGTGCTCCGTGCCCTGCAGCGCGAGCCGCTGGCGCTGAACGCGTTCCTCCAGGAGGTCGGGCGGGCGCGGGGCGCCGACCACCGGCTCGACCGGGCGATCAGGGACCTGCTCACCGAGCTCGCCGATCTGCAGGGCATCGAGGCGCGGGCCCGCCGGCTCGTGGAGCGGATGGCGCTGGTGCTCCAGGGTTCGCTGCTGGTGCGCTGGGCCCCGCCGGAGGTCGCCGACGCGTTCTGCGCGTCCCGTCTGGGCGGGGAGTGGGGTTCGGCGTTCGGAACACTGCCGCACACCCTGGACCTGGCGTCGGTCGTGGAACGGGCCCGGCCCGTGGAGGTCTGA
- a CDS encoding nitrite/sulfite reductase, with protein sequence MAATPEQPAPATPRRKAGRHRGEGQWALGHYTPLNGNEQFKKDDDSLNVRTRIETIYSKRGFDSIDPNDLRGRMRWWGLYTQRRAGIDGGKTAVLEPEELEDKYFMMRVRIDGGRLTTAQLRVIGEISEEYARGSADITDRQNVQMHWIRIEDVPAIWERLEAVGLSTTEACGDCPRTMIGSPVAGIAADEIIDGTPALDEIHERYIGSPEFSNLPRKFKTAISGSPVQDVVHEINDIAFVGVEHPEHGPGFDLWVGGGLSTNPRLAERLGAWVPLDEVADVWAGVVGIFRDYGYRRLRNRARLKFLIADWGVAKFRQVLEDEYLKRPLLDGPAPAEPSSRWRDHIGVHPQQDGRSYVGFAPRVGRVDGSTLAKIADLAEAHGSGRVRTTVEQKMIILDVEQDRVESLSAGLEALGFQVKPSSFRRGTMACTGIEYCKLAIVETKARGAALIDELERRLPEFDEPLTININGCPNACARIQTADIGLKGQLMLDDEGNQVEGYQVHLGGALGLEAGFGRKVRGLKVTSAELPDYVERVLANFQKEREDDERFATWAARASAESLS encoded by the coding sequence ATGGCCGCTACCCCGGAACAGCCCGCGCCCGCAACGCCCCGCCGCAAAGCGGGACGCCACCGTGGCGAAGGTCAGTGGGCCCTGGGGCACTACACCCCGCTGAACGGCAATGAGCAGTTCAAGAAGGACGACGACAGTCTCAACGTGCGGACACGCATTGAGACGATCTACTCCAAGCGCGGGTTCGACTCGATCGACCCCAACGACCTTCGCGGACGCATGCGCTGGTGGGGCCTGTACACGCAGCGGCGGGCGGGCATCGACGGCGGCAAGACGGCGGTGCTGGAGCCCGAGGAGCTCGAGGACAAGTACTTCATGATGCGGGTCCGCATCGACGGCGGAAGGCTGACCACCGCGCAGCTGCGCGTCATCGGCGAGATCTCCGAGGAGTACGCCCGCGGCAGCGCGGACATCACCGACCGCCAGAACGTCCAGATGCACTGGATCCGCATCGAGGACGTCCCGGCGATCTGGGAGAGGCTGGAGGCCGTCGGCCTTTCCACCACCGAGGCGTGCGGCGACTGCCCCCGCACGATGATCGGTTCACCGGTGGCCGGCATCGCCGCCGACGAGATCATCGACGGCACCCCGGCGCTGGACGAGATCCACGAGCGCTACATCGGCAGCCCGGAGTTCTCCAACCTGCCGCGCAAGTTCAAGACCGCCATCTCCGGCTCCCCGGTGCAGGACGTGGTGCACGAGATCAACGACATCGCCTTCGTCGGAGTCGAGCACCCCGAGCACGGCCCCGGCTTCGACCTCTGGGTCGGCGGCGGCCTCTCCACCAACCCGCGCCTGGCCGAACGCCTGGGCGCCTGGGTGCCGTTGGACGAGGTCGCGGACGTGTGGGCCGGTGTCGTGGGGATCTTCCGCGACTACGGATACCGCCGGCTGCGCAACCGCGCCCGGCTGAAGTTCCTGATCGCTGACTGGGGCGTCGCCAAGTTCCGCCAGGTACTGGAGGACGAGTACCTCAAGCGCCCGCTGCTGGACGGGCCCGCGCCCGCGGAGCCCAGCAGCCGCTGGCGGGACCACATCGGCGTCCACCCGCAGCAGGACGGCCGTTCCTACGTCGGTTTCGCGCCGCGTGTAGGACGCGTGGACGGCTCAACCCTCGCCAAGATCGCGGACCTCGCCGAGGCGCACGGCTCCGGCCGGGTGCGTACCACCGTCGAGCAGAAGATGATCATTCTCGATGTGGAGCAGGACCGGGTCGAGTCCCTGTCCGCCGGCCTCGAAGCGCTCGGATTCCAGGTGAAGCCGTCCTCGTTCCGCCGCGGCACGATGGCCTGCACCGGCATCGAGTACTGCAAGCTGGCGATCGTCGAAACGAAGGCGCGCGGCGCCGCGCTCATCGACGAACTGGAGCGCCGTCTACCGGAGTTCGACGAGCCGCTCACCATCAACATCAACGGCTGCCCCAACGCCTGCGCCCGCATCCAGACCGCGGACATCGGCCTCAAGGGCCAGCTCATGCTGGACGACGAGGGCAACCAGGTGGAGGGCTACCAGGTCCACCTGGGCGGCGCGCTCGGCCTGGAGGCCGGCTTCGGCCGCAAGGTCCGCGGCCTGAAGGTCACTTCGGCCGAACTGCCCGACTACGTCGAGCGGGTCCTGGCCAACTTCCAGAAGGAGCGCGAGGACGACGAGCGCTTCGCGACCTGGGCCGCCCGGGCCAGTGCGGAGTCGCTGTCATGA
- a CDS encoding GNAT family N-acetyltransferase, with the protein MSNPEHPSGTTLAEVTIWSLEQTSPDDLQPSAVPGPDVRIVRSEVPLPEFSRFLYTAVGGDIQWTDRLSMTYAQWQEVLDRPGVETWVAYADGTPAGYVELDPQDDGAVEIMYFGLLPAFRGRRIGGHLLSYGVARAWDLAERWPERPATKRVWVHTCSKDGPHAMGNYLRRGFRLFDTRTVLEPEAATPGPWPESGRMPLP; encoded by the coding sequence ATGAGCAACCCCGAGCATCCGTCCGGCACCACCCTCGCCGAGGTGACCATCTGGTCCCTGGAGCAGACCTCGCCCGACGATCTGCAGCCCTCGGCCGTACCCGGCCCGGACGTACGGATCGTCCGGTCCGAGGTGCCACTGCCCGAGTTCAGCCGCTTCCTCTACACGGCCGTCGGCGGCGACATCCAGTGGACGGACCGGCTGTCGATGACGTACGCGCAGTGGCAGGAGGTGCTGGACCGGCCGGGCGTGGAGACCTGGGTGGCGTATGCGGACGGGACGCCGGCCGGGTACGTGGAACTGGACCCGCAGGACGACGGCGCGGTCGAGATCATGTACTTCGGTCTCCTTCCTGCCTTCCGGGGCCGCCGGATCGGCGGGCATCTGCTCTCGTACGGGGTCGCCCGTGCCTGGGACCTGGCGGAGCGGTGGCCCGAGCGGCCCGCGACGAAGCGGGTGTGGGTCCACACCTGCTCCAAGGACGGGCCGCATGCCATGGGCAACTACCTGCGCCGCGGCTTCCGGCTGTTCGACACCAGGACGGTGCTGGAGCCCGAGGCCGCCACCCCGGGCCCGTGGCCCGAGTCCGGCCGGATGCCGCTTCCGTAG